In Verrucomicrobiia bacterium, a single genomic region encodes these proteins:
- a CDS encoding NAD(P)/FAD-dependent oxidoreductase, translated as MNISITIIGGGISGLAAAWELARNGVSVTVLEAKPDFGGRILTVQHKSLPIELGAEFVHGRSPLLIEAIGAAGLTTHRVSSRYEHFEDGAFKTVKLWDMVNKVIAKVDPRAPDVAFDQFLATQNLDARTSQLVTGFVEGFDAAYPDRISAHSLLRAHFSADQMDGDWQGRIDVGYMALVHFLAREIQARGGRLIKGATVREVRWKTGHVEVIASHERKTKNFISTGALVTLPLGIWKAHTVTFNPLLSEKQSVVRELEFGNVIKIGLVFRERWWPKDMGFVQAPGELIPTWWTDPRGPVLTGWAGGPKADLLSHVRNLEMLALEILSGIYGENPAVLRSQLVATYHHHWASDPCALGAYSYIPVNGLDLPKLLAAPIAETLFFAGEATVSDAQTGTVFGAFESGLRAAHEIAPLLTYRDTVHDSRKFTG; from the coding sequence TTGAATATCTCTATCACCATTATCGGCGGCGGCATCTCAGGTCTCGCCGCGGCATGGGAACTTGCGCGAAATGGCGTGTCAGTGACCGTACTCGAAGCAAAACCTGACTTCGGCGGACGCATCCTCACAGTGCAGCACAAGTCCCTTCCCATTGAACTTGGCGCGGAATTTGTCCATGGCCGCAGTCCTTTGCTGATCGAGGCCATCGGCGCGGCGGGACTCACGACGCATCGCGTTTCCAGCCGCTACGAGCATTTTGAAGACGGCGCATTCAAGACCGTGAAACTGTGGGACATGGTGAACAAAGTCATCGCCAAAGTGGATCCGCGCGCGCCGGATGTAGCCTTTGACCAATTCCTCGCCACGCAAAATCTCGATGCCCGCACCAGTCAACTGGTCACGGGCTTCGTCGAAGGTTTTGACGCGGCGTATCCCGACCGCATCAGCGCGCATTCCCTGTTGCGCGCCCATTTCTCCGCCGACCAGATGGATGGTGATTGGCAAGGGCGGATAGACGTGGGCTACATGGCGCTCGTGCATTTTCTCGCGCGCGAAATCCAGGCGAGAGGCGGACGCCTTATCAAAGGCGCGACCGTGCGTGAAGTTCGCTGGAAAACCGGCCACGTGGAAGTCATCGCCTCGCACGAACGCAAAACTAAAAATTTTATTTCGACCGGCGCGCTCGTCACCTTGCCGCTTGGAATTTGGAAAGCGCACACTGTCACGTTCAATCCGCTTCTTTCTGAAAAACAATCGGTCGTGCGCGAACTGGAATTCGGCAACGTGATAAAAATCGGCCTGGTTTTTCGCGAGCGTTGGTGGCCCAAAGACATGGGTTTCGTCCAGGCTCCCGGTGAATTGATCCCGACTTGGTGGACCGATCCGCGCGGGCCCGTCCTTACCGGCTGGGCGGGCGGCCCAAAAGCCGACCTCCTTTCGCACGTCCGAAATCTTGAAATGCTGGCGTTGGAAATCCTCAGCGGTATTTACGGTGAGAACCCCGCAGTGCTGCGCTCGCAACTGGTCGCCACCTATCACCATCATTGGGCCTCCGATCCCTGCGCCCTGGGCGCTTACAGTTATATTCCGGTCAACGGACTCGACCTGCCCAAACTCCTTGCCGCCCCCATCGCCGAAACCCTTTTCTTCGCTGGCGAAGCGACCGTGAGCGACGCTCAAACCGGAACTGTCTTCGGCGCCTTCGAAAGCGGCCTGCGCGCCGCGCATGAAATCGCGCCCCTGCTCACTTATCGCGACACTGTTCACGATTCCCGAAAATTCACCGGCTGA
- a CDS encoding DNA/RNA non-specific endonuclease: MKHSTPSFCTRKLFPSVLSAAALLFSVLSSSATINASLQMQLGNPTGATANTNNHDHYLIQRTVEAIDFSDNLGEPNWASWDLTASDIGSSGRNSTFYTDTNLPANFYHVTTGDYTDSGFDRGHMCDSDDRTDNTNDNKLVFFMSNIVPQTPDNNEGPWEVLEAYCRTRAQAGDELLIICGPSDFNGSRISPSGKASIPGYTWKIAVDVPGGSGTALSRITTSTPVIAVRVPNIAGIRSVNWSNYITSVNAIQTDTGYNFFSALSPTIATVLRAKVYGTPAPTLTSFSPTSGAVGTSVTINGTGFTNVASVTFNGTAATFSVVSSIKITATVPSGATSGTIAVIAAGGIATSSTSFTVTTGGGGGTGGLTISQVYGGGGNSGATYKNDFIELYNAGSSSVSLSTYAVQYASSTGSSWQETTLTGTLLPGHHYLIQEAAGTGGTTSLPTPEATGTISMSATAGKVALTKTTTVLAVDNPVGSANVVDFVGYGSADAFEGTGPAPAPSNTTADLRAGAGATDTNNNAADFSTGAANPRNN; this comes from the coding sequence ATGAAACACTCCACGCCGTCCTTTTGTACCCGTAAGTTGTTTCCCTCCGTCCTCAGCGCCGCCGCGCTTCTCTTCTCGGTCCTGTCATCGTCTGCCACCATCAACGCCTCCCTCCAAATGCAGTTGGGCAATCCCACGGGAGCGACCGCCAACACCAACAACCATGATCATTATTTGATACAGCGCACCGTTGAGGCGATTGATTTCAGCGACAATTTGGGCGAACCGAATTGGGCGAGTTGGGATTTGACCGCGAGCGACATCGGCAGCAGCGGACGCAACTCGACATTTTATACCGATACCAATTTGCCCGCGAATTTTTACCATGTGACCACTGGCGATTACACCGACTCCGGTTTTGACCGCGGCCACATGTGCGATTCGGACGACCGCACCGACAACACGAACGACAACAAACTTGTCTTCTTCATGTCGAACATCGTTCCGCAAACGCCTGATAACAACGAAGGCCCGTGGGAAGTGCTCGAGGCTTATTGCCGCACGCGCGCGCAGGCGGGGGACGAATTACTGATCATCTGCGGGCCAAGTGATTTCAATGGCTCGCGCATTTCGCCGAGCGGCAAGGCCTCCATTCCCGGTTACACCTGGAAAATCGCGGTGGATGTTCCCGGCGGTAGCGGCACGGCCTTGAGCCGCATCACCACGTCCACGCCGGTGATTGCGGTGCGCGTGCCGAATATTGCGGGCATCCGCTCGGTCAACTGGTCGAACTACATCACTTCGGTCAATGCCATCCAAACCGATACCGGATATAATTTCTTCAGCGCGCTTTCGCCGACCATCGCGACCGTCTTGCGCGCGAAAGTGTATGGCACGCCAGCTCCGACGCTGACGAGCTTTTCGCCGACGAGCGGCGCGGTGGGCACGAGCGTGACGATTAATGGCACTGGATTTACCAATGTTGCCAGCGTGACATTCAACGGCACAGCGGCGACTTTTTCGGTGGTTTCTTCAATCAAAATCACTGCCACCGTGCCGTCGGGCGCAACGTCGGGAACTATAGCGGTTATTGCGGCGGGCGGCATCGCTACCAGTTCGACGAGTTTCACGGTGACGACCGGTGGTGGCGGTGGCACGGGCGGCCTTACGATCAGCCAGGTTTACGGCGGCGGCGGCAACAGCGGCGCGACTTACAAGAATGACTTCATCGAGTTATACAACGCCGGATCATCATCGGTGAGTCTTAGCACTTACGCAGTTCAATACGCCAGTTCGACCGGCAGTTCGTGGCAGGAAACGACACTCACCGGCACGCTTTTGCCGGGACATCATTATCTCATCCAGGAAGCAGCGGGAACGGGCGGCACCACTTCGCTGCCCACGCCCGAAGCAACCGGCACGATCAGCATGTCTGCCACGGCGGGCAAGGTCGCGCTCACCAAGACCACCACGGTCCTGGCGGTGGACAATCCCGTCGGCAGCGCGAATGTCGTGGACTTTGTCGGTTACGGCAGCGCGGATGCCTTTGAAGGCACGGGTCCCGCGCCAGCGCCATCGAACACGACTGCCGACCTGCGCGCGGGCGCGGGCGCAACGGACACGAATAATAATGCCGCCGACTTTTCGACCGGCGCCGCCAATCCGCGCAATAATTAA
- a CDS encoding VacJ family lipoprotein, which translates to MKNYLRRGVGALALIIVCICFATVARGQTPAPSASTNLPVAERVVLPKSVPDPIEPVNRVIWGFNKVFMSALIDPTARIYRAIVAKPIRNGINKMHKNITYPDRLINNLLQGKFGGARDETYRFLCNTTIGLVGFYDPAAAKFKIQPSEADFGQTFGQWGWEPSCFLMLPVFGPSNERDALGLAADTAANPLLYFSPYSLELENPLTYISPYSYFSYGATYNDLSDSVVDYVRFSRAEMDPYSEIQYAWTFTRQNRVADFQVKGKQDKASLETIESVFFTYKDRDFPDHGLTRSVVIPSTGKSLDFTFWLQRKKAPVVYIVPGLGSHRLAQTSVALAELMYKNGFSAVCISSPFDSEFMENASTANLPAYLPVDGNDLHVALTLIDQHLNQLYPNHLAAKALMGYSMGALETLYIASTESTNQSGLLKFDRYMSISSPVSLRRGIGELDAFYNAPLKWPSAQRTDNLDNTFLKVAALSKGTLTPQTTLPFDAVESQFLIGLTFRLALRDIIYSSQSRHNQGILHEPIRHLRRKAIYDDILQYSYKDYFEKFVTPYYQAKNIGPSTADALEKAGNLRNYEAGLRANPNIRLIANQNDFLLTKDDIAWLRSTFPAEQMTIFAEGGHLGNLSNTNVQSTILGDLQDLHPLPQKKK; encoded by the coding sequence TTGAAAAATTACCTGCGCAGGGGAGTGGGGGCGCTGGCGCTCATAATTGTATGTATTTGTTTTGCGACGGTCGCGCGCGGTCAGACGCCTGCGCCGAGCGCTTCGACAAATCTGCCGGTGGCCGAACGCGTCGTGCTTCCGAAGTCCGTTCCCGATCCCATCGAACCGGTGAACCGCGTCATTTGGGGATTCAATAAAGTATTCATGTCCGCGTTGATTGACCCGACCGCGCGAATTTATCGCGCGATTGTCGCTAAGCCGATTCGCAATGGCATCAATAAGATGCACAAGAACATCACGTATCCCGACCGCCTGATAAATAATTTGTTACAAGGCAAATTCGGTGGCGCGCGAGACGAGACTTACCGGTTCCTGTGCAACACGACCATTGGTCTCGTGGGATTTTACGATCCGGCGGCGGCGAAATTTAAAATCCAGCCGTCCGAAGCGGATTTCGGCCAGACCTTCGGCCAATGGGGCTGGGAGCCGAGTTGCTTTTTGATGCTGCCGGTCTTCGGCCCGAGCAACGAACGCGATGCCCTTGGTCTCGCCGCCGATACCGCCGCGAACCCGCTACTTTATTTTTCGCCATATAGTCTCGAATTGGAAAATCCTCTCACCTACATTAGTCCGTATAGTTATTTTTCCTACGGCGCAACTTACAACGACCTTTCCGACAGTGTGGTGGATTACGTCCGCTTCAGCCGCGCGGAAATGGATCCGTATTCCGAGATTCAATATGCCTGGACTTTCACCCGTCAAAATCGCGTCGCTGATTTTCAGGTAAAGGGCAAACAGGACAAAGCCTCGCTGGAAACCATCGAATCCGTTTTCTTCACATATAAAGACCGCGATTTTCCCGACCACGGGCTGACCCGTTCGGTGGTAATCCCTTCGACCGGCAAGAGTCTGGATTTCACGTTTTGGTTGCAGCGCAAAAAAGCGCCGGTGGTTTATATCGTGCCCGGGTTGGGTTCGCATCGGCTCGCGCAAACATCCGTCGCGCTGGCGGAGTTGATGTATAAAAATGGTTTTTCCGCGGTGTGCATCAGCAGCCCGTTCGATTCCGAATTCATGGAGAACGCTTCGACCGCGAATCTTCCCGCTTACCTCCCGGTGGACGGCAACGATCTGCACGTCGCGCTCACGCTGATTGATCAACACCTGAACCAGCTTTATCCCAATCACCTCGCCGCGAAAGCACTGATGGGCTATTCGATGGGCGCACTTGAAACGCTGTACATTGCCTCGACCGAATCCACCAATCAATCGGGGTTGTTGAAGTTCGACCGTTACATGTCCATCAGCAGCCCGGTCAGCTTGCGCCGCGGCATCGGCGAACTGGACGCGTTTTATAATGCGCCGTTGAAATGGCCCAGCGCGCAACGCACGGACAATCTGGACAATACGTTCCTGAAAGTCGCCGCGCTAAGCAAAGGCACGCTCACGCCGCAAACGACGCTGCCGTTTGACGCCGTCGAATCGCAATTCCTGATCGGCCTGACGTTCCGGCTGGCGTTGCGCGACATCATCTACAGCAGCCAAAGCCGCCACAACCAGGGCATCCTCCACGAACCCATTCGCCACTTGCGCCGCAAGGCAATTTATGATGACATCCTTCAATACTCGTACAAGGATTATTTTGAGAAATTCGTGACGCCATATTATCAGGCGAAAAATATCGGACCGTCCACGGCGGACGCATTGGAAAAGGCCGGCAATTTGCGCAATTACGAAGCCGGGCTGCGCGCGAACCCAAACATCCGCCTGATCGCCAATCAAAATGATTTCCTGCTGACGAAGGATGACATTGCGTGGCTGCGTTCCACTTTTCCCGCCGAGCAGATGACCATCTTCGCGGAAGGTGGACATCTGGGCAATCTCTCCAACACTAACGTGCAGAGCACGATTCTTGGCGATCTCCAGGATTTGCATCCGCTACCGCAAAAAAAGAAATAG
- a CDS encoding ComEC/Rec2 family competence protein: protein MRQRPLIPVALFYVAGILLAAMPISLAPLFGLTFAAVLMALLWEKARRWLLCASLILAGWSNMAIHTAVISPIDLRNEFMRPEEIVTLRGMLAETPYHRVHEIKNIETWSSMARLQVSHAQRKGEDWIPAVGEVISSTKEFLPTNFFAGQTVEVSGVLRQARGPVAEGLFDYRNFLRRQEIYYQFEIKKVSDWQIVASPSRPPLADRFCAWARKSLALGLPDEDESLRLEWAMSLGWKAALTDEVEAPFMKSATFHIFAVDGLRVAIIGAILLGLVSLLGVPREWRGLAVMPFLLFYAAMTGWPASAIRAIVMIAVIFGGWALARPSDFINSLFAAALIILLWQPNQLFQAGFQLSFCVVLSIILISPFFKRVGEWILRTDPLRPESLQPWWEKILRGGLRGVVDLFLASLAAWLGSIPLVALYFHLFTPVSGPANLIAVPLCMLVLICNMTSLLFVSWLPWLAIIFNHAGWFFMECIRATSNWSANLPGAFFYVAMPGLFTIALYYFILIGALSGWFFRERWKWKVSVAGLMIFVWCGMLVKENATARVTVLPLNGGHAVYLAGWDDWLIDCGNEPSVDAVTTPFLEAQGVNRLAHFIITHGEIGYSGGAKDVLKEFRPRDIRISPIRFRSPEYREFTEQHSSMLDASLRPNLHIHPWTVPYPPPDTPFPKADDNCVVLLGNIQGTRLLLLSDLSHTGQNALLNSAREKLRADIVVAALPGEGEGEPLGDALLDAIHPAVIIIADSIQPAIKRAGEKLKVRLATRGAPVIYMSASDAVTVSSSFGHWRITAMDGQIISGTNNGASR from the coding sequence ATGAGACAACGCCCGCTCATTCCGGTGGCGTTGTTTTATGTTGCGGGAATTCTGCTGGCGGCGATGCCGATATCGCTGGCGCCTTTGTTTGGGCTCACGTTCGCCGCGGTGCTGATGGCGCTGCTTTGGGAAAAAGCGCGGCGCTGGCTGCTGTGCGCTTCATTGATTTTGGCGGGCTGGTCGAACATGGCCATTCACACAGCCGTTATCTCCCCGATTGATCTGCGAAATGAATTCATGCGACCGGAGGAAATCGTCACCTTGCGCGGAATGCTCGCGGAAACGCCGTACCATCGCGTGCATGAAATCAAGAATATCGAGACGTGGAGTTCGATGGCGCGGCTGCAAGTTTCGCACGCGCAGCGCAAAGGGGAGGATTGGATTCCAGCCGTTGGCGAAGTCATTTCAAGCACGAAAGAATTTTTGCCGACAAATTTCTTCGCGGGGCAAACGGTCGAGGTAAGCGGTGTTCTTCGACAGGCGCGGGGGCCGGTGGCGGAAGGATTGTTCGACTACCGCAATTTTCTGCGGCGGCAGGAAATTTATTATCAATTTGAAATCAAAAAAGTTTCTGACTGGCAGATTGTGGCATCGCCATCACGACCACCACTCGCGGATCGTTTTTGCGCGTGGGCCAGGAAATCGCTGGCGCTGGGCTTGCCTGATGAAGACGAATCGCTTCGGCTCGAATGGGCAATGTCGCTTGGCTGGAAAGCGGCGCTGACGGACGAGGTCGAAGCGCCCTTTATGAAAAGTGCCACGTTTCATATATTCGCCGTAGATGGGCTGCGCGTGGCGATCATCGGGGCGATTCTGCTGGGGTTGGTGAGCCTGCTCGGTGTGCCGCGAGAATGGCGCGGGTTGGCGGTGATGCCGTTTCTGTTGTTTTATGCCGCCATGACCGGTTGGCCGGCTTCGGCGATTCGCGCCATTGTCATGATCGCGGTGATTTTTGGCGGATGGGCGCTCGCGCGGCCCAGCGATTTCATCAATTCACTCTTCGCCGCCGCGCTGATCATTTTGCTATGGCAACCCAACCAGCTTTTTCAGGCGGGCTTCCAACTTTCGTTTTGCGTGGTGTTATCCATCATTCTGATCTCGCCGTTTTTCAAGCGCGTCGGCGAATGGATTCTCCGCACTGATCCATTGCGGCCGGAATCGTTGCAACCGTGGTGGGAAAAAATTCTTCGCGGCGGCTTGCGCGGCGTGGTGGATTTATTTCTGGCGTCCCTCGCGGCGTGGCTCGGTTCGATTCCCTTGGTCGCGCTCTATTTTCATTTGTTCACGCCGGTGAGCGGCCCGGCAAATCTCATTGCCGTGCCTTTGTGCATGCTCGTCCTTATTTGCAACATGACAAGCCTGCTGTTTGTAAGCTGGCTGCCGTGGCTGGCGATTATTTTTAATCACGCGGGCTGGTTCTTCATGGAGTGCATTCGTGCGACGAGTAATTGGTCGGCAAATTTGCCGGGCGCATTTTTTTACGTCGCGATGCCGGGCCTGTTCACCATTGCGCTTTATTATTTTATCCTCATCGGTGCATTGAGCGGGTGGTTTTTTCGCGAGCGTTGGAAATGGAAAGTATCGGTTGCCGGATTAATGATTTTTGTGTGGTGCGGAATGTTGGTGAAAGAAAATGCAACCGCCCGCGTGACCGTGCTTCCGCTCAACGGCGGGCACGCGGTGTATCTCGCGGGCTGGGATGATTGGCTGATTGATTGCGGAAATGAACCGTCCGTGGATGCGGTGACGACACCGTTTCTCGAAGCGCAGGGAGTGAATCGCCTGGCCCACTTCATCATCACGCATGGCGAGATCGGTTATTCCGGCGGCGCGAAGGACGTGCTGAAAGAGTTTCGTCCGCGAGACATTCGCATAAGCCCGATTCGATTTCGCTCGCCGGAATATCGGGAGTTCACGGAACAACATTCGTCCATGCTCGATGCTTCATTGCGACCGAACCTGCACATTCACCCCTGGACCGTTCCTTATCCGCCGCCGGATACACCGTTCCCAAAGGCGGACGACAATTGCGTGGTGTTGCTGGGCAATATTCAAGGCACGCGACTGCTATTGCTCTCTGATCTCAGCCATACCGGCCAAAATGCGCTGCTGAATTCCGCCCGCGAAAAACTCCGCGCCGACATCGTCGTGGCCGCATTGCCCGGTGAAGGCGAAGGCGAGCCGCTCGGCGATGCGTTGCTCGATGCCATTCACCCGGCGGTCATCATCATTGCCGATTCGATACAACCCGCGATCAAACGGGCAGGGGAGAAGTTGAAAGTGCGTCTCGCGACCCGCGGCGCGCCCGTGATTTATATGAGCGCGAGTGACGCCGTTACCGTCTCCAGCAGCTTTGGCCACTGGCGAATTACAGCGATGGACGGGCAAATTATTTCAGGCACGAACAACGGCGCGTCACGTTAA
- a CDS encoding VanZ family protein, which translates to MLKFRGFIFYWLPVIIWMCAIFTASGDTASYKHSSRIIEPLMHWLFPNASEHTVNLVVLLVRKCAHLTEYGILAVLVWRARRKPFRGDRRPWRWSEAAEGLWVNVFYATTDEFHQTFIPSREGCIRDVLIDSTGAVFGLLLLWLIGRWRKWW; encoded by the coding sequence GTGCTCAAGTTTCGTGGTTTTATTTTTTATTGGTTGCCGGTCATCATTTGGATGTGCGCGATCTTTACGGCGTCGGGAGACACCGCTTCCTACAAGCATTCTTCGCGCATCATCGAGCCGCTGATGCACTGGCTTTTTCCCAATGCGTCGGAGCATACCGTTAATTTGGTCGTGCTGCTGGTTCGCAAATGCGCGCACCTGACCGAGTATGGAATTCTCGCTGTGCTTGTATGGCGCGCGCGGCGAAAACCGTTTCGCGGCGACCGGCGTCCGTGGCGCTGGTCGGAAGCCGCCGAAGGGCTCTGGGTAAATGTCTTCTACGCGACCACGGATGAATTTCACCAGACGTTTATTCCTTCGCGCGAAGGTTGCATCCGCGACGTGTTGATTGACAGCACCGGCGCGGTTTTTGGTTTGTTACTGTTGTGGCTGATCGGCCGCTGGCGCAAATGGTGGTGA
- a CDS encoding pyridoxine 5'-phosphate synthase: MLKLGVNIDHVATLREARYRGVGHGEPDPVAAALLCEEAGAHGITAHLREDRRHIQDRDVWRLRESIKTRLNFEMANAPEIVAIALKLKPEIVCLVPERRQEVTTEGGLDVAGNLASLTETCKKMKDAGIEVSLFITPDPAQIEASAKTGAQFVELHTGAFAEHFQQKREGDVELERLIIAAKQAHAVGLQVNAGHGLNYENLPSLHAVPHMIELNIGHSIVSRALTVGMATAVREMLRLMEGYAGN, translated from the coding sequence ATGCTCAAGCTCGGCGTCAATATTGATCACGTCGCTACTTTGCGCGAGGCGCGGTATCGCGGCGTTGGACATGGCGAACCCGATCCGGTTGCCGCAGCGTTGCTTTGTGAAGAAGCGGGCGCGCACGGCATCACCGCCCACCTTCGCGAAGACCGCCGACACATTCAGGATCGCGATGTCTGGCGCTTGCGCGAAAGCATTAAGACACGTCTCAATTTCGAAATGGCCAACGCGCCGGAAATAGTTGCGATCGCCTTAAAATTAAAACCGGAGATCGTCTGCCTCGTGCCCGAACGCCGCCAGGAAGTGACGACAGAAGGCGGTCTCGACGTCGCGGGAAATTTGGCGTCACTCACTGAGACGTGCAAAAAAATGAAGGATGCAGGTATCGAAGTGAGTTTATTCATCACACCTGATCCCGCACAAATTGAAGCGTCGGCAAAGACCGGCGCGCAATTTGTCGAGTTGCATACGGGCGCATTCGCTGAACATTTCCAGCAGAAACGCGAGGGCGATGTTGAGCTGGAACGATTGATCATCGCCGCAAAACAGGCGCACGCGGTGGGTTTACAGGTAAATGCCGGACACGGTTTGAATTACGAAAACCTGCCGTCGCTGCACGCTGTCCCCCACATGATTGAATTGAATATCGGGCACAGCATCGTGAGCCGCGCCCTCACAGTGGGCATGGCAACCGCAGTACGCGAAATGTTGCGCCTGATGGAAGGCTACGCGGGAAATTAG
- the acpS gene encoding holo-ACP synthase, producing the protein MLGVGIDIIEVARIKSSHEKFGERFLNRILLPNEIAYCLSHKFPAPFLAARFAAKEAISKAFGTGIGAQLSWQDMEVARRDSGEPWVILHGRGQELLKSRGGRVVLISLSHTEQHATAVAILEST; encoded by the coding sequence ATTTTGGGAGTGGGCATAGACATCATCGAAGTTGCGCGCATCAAAAGCTCCCACGAAAAATTCGGCGAACGGTTTCTCAATCGCATCCTTCTGCCGAACGAAATTGCTTACTGCCTCTCGCACAAATTTCCCGCGCCATTTTTAGCAGCGCGATTCGCCGCGAAGGAAGCCATCTCGAAGGCGTTCGGCACCGGCATCGGAGCGCAACTGTCGTGGCAGGATATGGAAGTCGCTCGGCGTGATTCCGGCGAACCGTGGGTCATCCTGCACGGGCGTGGCCAGGAATTGCTCAAGTCGCGCGGCGGACGCGTAGTATTAATCAGCCTCAGCCACACCGAACAGCACGCGACTGCGGTGGCAATTCTGGAAAGCACCTAA
- a CDS encoding Bax inhibitor-1/YccA family protein: METSNPLLKRADVFAQETTDNMTFDGALFKTAILLVICVVSACFAWVAPAALQLPLMIVGMLGGLAMVLVTMFKSSLSPICAPAYAALEGLALGVISSMFETAYHGIVLNAVVLTFGVLALMLLLFTSRAIRVTPGFRVGVIAMTGAIVLVYIVDMVMRLFGVHVPFINDSGPVGIAISLVISAVAAFNLLLDFDAIEQGVRARAPKYLEWYCGLSLLVTLVWLYLELLRLLSKLQRR, encoded by the coding sequence ATGGAAACTTCAAATCCTCTGTTGAAACGGGCGGATGTATTTGCCCAGGAAACGACCGATAACATGACGTTCGATGGCGCGTTGTTCAAGACCGCCATATTGTTGGTCATTTGCGTGGTATCCGCGTGCTTCGCGTGGGTCGCGCCGGCTGCCCTGCAACTTCCGCTCATGATCGTCGGGATGTTGGGCGGTCTGGCGATGGTGCTCGTGACGATGTTCAAATCATCTTTGTCGCCGATTTGCGCGCCCGCGTACGCGGCGCTGGAAGGCCTTGCACTTGGCGTTATTTCATCCATGTTTGAAACAGCGTATCACGGCATCGTGCTCAATGCGGTGGTTCTGACCTTCGGAGTGCTGGCGTTGATGTTGCTTTTGTTCACCTCGCGCGCGATTCGCGTGACGCCCGGTTTCCGAGTCGGCGTCATCGCCATGACTGGCGCGATTGTGCTGGTCTATATCGTGGACATGGTCATGCGCCTGTTTGGTGTCCATGTGCCGTTCATCAATGACAGTGGCCCGGTGGGTATCGCCATTAGCCTGGTCATCAGCGCGGTCGCCGCTTTCAATCTGCTCTTGGATTTTGATGCCATCGAACAAGGTGTTCGCGCTCGCGCGCCAAAATATCTGGAATGGTATTGCGGCCTTTCGCTGCTGGTGACTTTGGTGTGGCTGTATCTCGAACTGCTTCGCCTGCTCTCGAAACTGCAACGCCGGTAA